Proteins encoded within one genomic window of Mesotoga sp. Brook.08.105.5.1:
- a CDS encoding alpha/beta hydrolase: protein MQMNPDFSYEKKKIEFSSGYIFKGKHYRCSIIKYPSLYKNCTKGTENVEVYHFSPRERAVGSILILHGLGTVNIPFLFWMGSHLASAGLQASVMILPGNYTRTASGSTSGKDFFSPDLRRLTLFWEQAVVDTMTTIDLLQQENIWWDNNCLFGYCLGGMVSTIVSAIDKRINNLILMTVGGNIARIMWQSPVLKSVRRSLRSGSGEEGYLNDEKRLNARFEEDSLAVKKMKSASELLESDLHPLFKIDPIAYARFNDSNKVTMIEALFDKTLPIQTRKQLWEAFDRPKRYIVPTGHVSWFPLEYALGKYILKKLGIKEARRKLRLLESTKPTE from the coding sequence ATGCAGATGAACCCCGATTTCTCATACGAGAAGAAGAAGATAGAGTTTTCCAGTGGTTATATATTCAAAGGCAAACACTATCGTTGTTCTATCATAAAGTATCCTTCTCTGTACAAGAACTGCACGAAGGGAACCGAAAACGTCGAGGTATATCATTTTTCCCCAAGAGAACGTGCCGTTGGCTCGATACTGATACTTCACGGCTTGGGCACTGTCAATATCCCATTCCTCTTCTGGATGGGAAGCCATTTGGCAAGTGCCGGTCTGCAAGCCTCCGTGATGATACTTCCGGGAAATTATACGAGAACGGCAAGTGGTTCTACCAGCGGAAAGGACTTCTTTTCGCCAGATCTAAGAAGGTTGACGCTATTCTGGGAACAGGCCGTCGTGGATACTATGACAACCATCGACTTGCTCCAGCAAGAAAATATCTGGTGGGACAACAACTGTCTATTTGGATATTGTCTTGGAGGTATGGTCTCCACAATAGTAAGTGCAATTGACAAAAGAATTAACAACTTGATTCTAATGACTGTCGGCGGCAACATCGCCAGGATTATGTGGCAGTCCCCCGTGCTGAAATCTGTTCGCCGGTCGCTGAGAAGCGGTTCGGGTGAAGAAGGGTATTTGAACGATGAGAAGAGACTGAACGCGAGATTCGAAGAAGACTCTCTGGCAGTCAAGAAAATGAAGAGTGCCTCCGAGCTGCTAGAATCCGACCTCCACCCCCTGTTCAAGATAGATCCTATTGCATATGCTCGGTTCAACGACAGCAATAAGGTGACCATGATCGAGGCGCTTTTTGACAAGACTCTTCCGATACAGACGAGAAAACAGTTGTGGGAGGCCTTCGACCGACCGAAAAGATATATAGTGCCTACTGGGCATGTTTCCTGGTTCCCTCTTGAGTACGCTTTGGGTAAGTACATTCTTAAGAAACTGGGGATAAAAGAGGCAAGAAGAAAGCTGAGACTTCTGGAGAGCACAAAACCTACTGAATGA
- the ruvC gene encoding crossover junction endodeoxyribonuclease RuvC, translating to MRVLGIDPGFGTVGYGIVEMRSSRIELVSYGAIRTEPNEPIPDRLLKIHDQLEVLLQEYGPDESAVEELFFFRNVTTAIQVSEARGVILLAMRRHEVPIFEYTPHQVKLAVTGYGRAEKGQVQRTLKAFLRMKENPKPDDAADALAVAWCHLAARKFPGGVRKA from the coding sequence GTGAGGGTTCTGGGAATTGATCCGGGTTTTGGTACTGTTGGATACGGTATTGTCGAGATGAGATCTTCAAGGATCGAGCTTGTATCTTATGGGGCGATCAGGACCGAGCCTAATGAACCTATCCCTGACAGACTACTGAAGATCCACGATCAACTGGAAGTCCTGCTTCAGGAATACGGACCCGATGAATCTGCAGTCGAGGAGCTATTCTTCTTCAGGAATGTCACGACTGCAATACAGGTTAGTGAAGCGAGAGGCGTTATTCTCCTCGCTATGAGAAGACATGAAGTTCCCATATTCGAATACACTCCTCACCAGGTGAAACTTGCTGTCACAGGTTATGGCAGAGCGGAAAAGGGACAGGTACAAAGAACTCTGAAGGCCTTTTTGCGGATGAAGGAAAACCCAAAGCCCGACGACGCCGCTGACGCCTTAGCTGTTGCATGGTGCCACCTTGCGGCGAGGAAGTTTCCCGGAGGTGTTCGAAAGGCATGA
- a CDS encoding PolC-type DNA polymerase III: MKLCMKNLKLPISRLLSRVLKSDPAFDCGGIEISGITIDCASREVSIDFSCEVNEDVRHYLESTFREEAMRLLGSSVRLSFEPGDFETAGAEKEVSRITEEQFREILKLTNGASSYLASSEMVFEKNRILITVHDQFSFQRISSKKHDLRKAIEKVCERTIPFDIVLDIREDEELTVDEDSSYPEVERESKVSSGEADLVLIGREIRAVSKKMKEVLGNETDVVVSGKTFGLESRNGKLFILTFNITDYTDSLTVKLIGENARSLSEKLREGDELTIRGKMETDTWIKDEVLIPRDINRTTLSRRVDNAPEKRVELHLHTKMSALDSVVDVKELVNTFREWGHDAAAVTDHGVVQSVPEFYFAAKKNGIKPIFGMEGYMINDSEQITMNIDEDTSSLDEALFVVFDLETTGLNPKEDEIIEIGAVKMRGGEVIETYSSFIKPERELSSLISSLTGITEDMLSDARSIKEVLPEFVKFTEGSILVAHNSSFDYGFVRNSVKKHFGGDWEMPCVDTLALAKSLFKSKSYSLDNVVKRLKLGHFDHHRAYEDAKVTAEVLKKFIQLAEKRGIQSVGELEKLRKNQNLDSLKPVHVSMLAKNKKGLENLYRLVTASHTKYFYMKPRIPKSLLTDFRDGLLIGSACVSGELSKAFIGGASTEELEEIAKFYDYIEVMPLDNIDTSEGETNMSRDTLTKMYREFYRVGKRLNIPVVMTGDVHFINPHDDIYRAAINAAQDYDNFQNQPSLYLHTTEEMMNKAVDIFEDKAIAKEVVIDNSRYISSMIEEVTPIEGKLHPPVIEGAEEEVRRMALENAERLYGNPLPEIVEKRLSRELDAIIGHGYAVLYLIAQKMVAKSNEEGYVVGSRGSVGSSLVANVIGITEVNPLPPHYLCSECGKSIFPETDLESGYDLPRMECPGCGNEMAKNGQSIPFETFLGFEGDKVPDIDLNFSGEYQERAHAFIEELFGRDHVFRAGTISTLAERTAFGFVRAYSEKSGRTLRRAEQERIARGIVGVKRTTGQHPGGLMIVPKDMDVHTFTPVQHPANDTKSSTLTTHFAYEVIHDDLVKIDALGHDDPTFIRMLKDITGVDPESIPMDDTETLAIFSSLKPLGVKYHELGTDMGTLGIPEFGTTFVRSMLADTRPSSFGELVRISGLSHGTDVWLNNAKDIITSKQASLSHVIACRDDIMNYLIAKGMDPKEAFKIMEKVRKGKGLNRDDEDKVRSSGAPEWFINSCKKIKYLFPRAHAAAYVSMGYRVAYFKVHYPLAFYSTYFSIKGGEFDIDICTSDVNTIKKEIIRLRGDQERNVKDRAKETLLEVVMEMLLRGFGFLNVDLMKSHPTRFLIEGRSLRIPFNRLQNMGDKAARSIEQEREKRVFSSVEDLIRRTALNKTSVEMLRKHGALKGLAEKEQIRLF, from the coding sequence ATGAAACTTTGTATGAAGAATCTTAAGCTCCCTATTTCGAGACTTCTTTCAAGAGTGTTGAAGTCCGATCCAGCCTTTGACTGTGGGGGTATTGAAATATCTGGAATAACTATTGACTGTGCATCAAGAGAGGTCTCGATCGATTTCTCTTGCGAGGTAAACGAAGACGTGAGACATTATCTAGAATCTACCTTTCGTGAAGAAGCGATGCGACTTCTCGGTTCTTCTGTTAGGCTTTCATTTGAACCTGGAGATTTTGAGACCGCAGGTGCAGAGAAAGAAGTTTCGAGGATAACTGAAGAGCAGTTCAGAGAGATACTCAAACTCACCAACGGCGCATCTTCATACCTTGCTTCTTCCGAAATGGTGTTCGAGAAGAATAGAATTCTGATCACTGTTCACGATCAGTTTTCATTTCAGAGAATCAGTTCAAAAAAGCACGATTTAAGAAAAGCGATCGAAAAGGTATGCGAGAGAACCATACCATTTGATATAGTTCTAGATATCCGTGAGGACGAGGAGCTGACCGTTGACGAAGATTCCTCATATCCCGAAGTTGAAAGAGAGAGCAAGGTCTCTTCCGGTGAGGCTGATTTGGTTCTGATAGGAAGAGAAATAAGAGCTGTCTCAAAGAAAATGAAAGAGGTTCTTGGAAACGAGACCGATGTAGTGGTCAGTGGTAAGACCTTTGGACTGGAGTCGAGAAACGGAAAGCTCTTCATTCTTACGTTCAACATAACTGATTACACGGATTCTCTTACTGTAAAACTTATCGGTGAAAATGCTCGTTCCCTCTCCGAAAAGCTCCGCGAAGGCGATGAGCTTACCATAAGAGGGAAGATGGAAACCGATACGTGGATTAAAGACGAGGTTCTGATTCCCAGAGATATCAACAGAACGACTCTTTCAAGGCGTGTTGACAATGCTCCCGAAAAGCGTGTGGAATTGCATCTGCATACCAAGATGAGTGCTTTGGACTCAGTTGTTGACGTCAAAGAGCTAGTGAACACTTTCAGAGAGTGGGGACATGACGCGGCTGCCGTGACTGATCATGGGGTAGTTCAGTCAGTGCCGGAGTTCTACTTTGCAGCTAAGAAGAATGGAATCAAGCCTATTTTCGGTATGGAAGGTTACATGATAAACGATTCAGAGCAAATAACGATGAACATAGACGAAGACACCTCATCTCTAGATGAAGCTTTGTTCGTTGTCTTTGATCTCGAGACGACGGGTCTCAACCCAAAGGAAGATGAGATAATTGAGATCGGTGCGGTAAAGATGAGAGGCGGCGAAGTCATTGAGACATACTCATCTTTTATTAAGCCTGAAAGAGAACTCTCGTCTCTGATCTCTAGTTTGACGGGAATAACTGAAGACATGCTTTCCGATGCTCGTTCGATCAAAGAAGTGCTCCCCGAATTTGTAAAGTTCACTGAGGGAAGCATACTTGTTGCTCACAACTCCTCCTTTGACTACGGCTTCGTCCGCAACTCTGTTAAGAAACATTTCGGAGGAGATTGGGAGATGCCATGCGTCGATACGCTTGCCCTTGCAAAAAGCTTATTCAAATCCAAGAGCTATTCACTAGATAACGTTGTGAAGCGCCTCAAACTTGGACATTTTGATCATCACAGGGCTTACGAGGACGCAAAGGTTACCGCCGAAGTCCTGAAGAAGTTCATTCAGCTGGCGGAAAAGAGAGGGATTCAGAGCGTTGGCGAGCTTGAAAAACTGAGAAAGAACCAAAATCTCGACTCTCTTAAGCCGGTTCATGTAAGTATGTTGGCCAAGAACAAGAAGGGTCTCGAAAATCTATACAGGTTGGTAACAGCCTCTCACACGAAGTACTTCTATATGAAGCCGAGGATTCCCAAGAGCCTATTAACTGATTTCAGAGATGGGCTTCTGATAGGTAGCGCTTGTGTCTCGGGTGAACTATCCAAAGCATTTATCGGTGGCGCTAGTACCGAAGAGCTGGAGGAAATTGCGAAATTCTACGACTATATTGAGGTTATGCCACTAGACAATATTGACACTAGCGAGGGCGAGACCAATATGTCGAGAGACACATTGACCAAGATGTACCGTGAGTTCTACAGAGTTGGCAAGAGACTGAACATTCCTGTAGTTATGACTGGGGATGTGCACTTTATAAATCCACATGATGACATTTATAGAGCCGCAATAAATGCTGCTCAGGATTACGATAACTTTCAGAACCAACCATCGTTGTATCTCCATACAACGGAGGAGATGATGAACAAAGCAGTCGATATTTTCGAAGACAAGGCTATTGCAAAGGAAGTGGTTATCGATAATTCAAGGTATATTTCCTCAATGATCGAGGAGGTGACTCCGATTGAGGGGAAGCTACACCCTCCAGTAATAGAAGGCGCAGAAGAAGAAGTAAGGAGAATGGCTCTTGAGAATGCCGAACGGTTGTATGGAAATCCTCTGCCGGAAATCGTCGAAAAGAGGCTCAGTCGTGAGCTTGACGCAATAATCGGTCATGGCTACGCGGTCTTGTATCTCATCGCTCAGAAAATGGTCGCAAAGTCCAATGAGGAAGGTTACGTGGTCGGTTCAAGGGGTTCAGTAGGAAGCTCCCTGGTGGCCAATGTAATCGGAATAACTGAGGTAAATCCGCTTCCACCACATTATCTCTGTTCCGAATGTGGCAAGTCGATCTTTCCTGAAACCGATCTCGAATCCGGTTATGATCTTCCTAGAATGGAATGCCCGGGTTGCGGGAATGAGATGGCAAAGAATGGCCAGAGCATTCCTTTTGAGACCTTCCTGGGATTTGAGGGGGACAAAGTGCCAGATATAGACCTGAACTTCTCTGGAGAGTACCAGGAACGGGCCCACGCCTTTATAGAAGAACTGTTTGGCAGAGACCATGTATTCAGAGCAGGAACGATCTCTACTCTAGCTGAAAGAACGGCCTTTGGGTTCGTAAGGGCCTATTCTGAAAAGAGCGGTAGAACGCTTAGAAGGGCTGAACAGGAGCGAATTGCGCGTGGCATCGTAGGAGTAAAAAGAACAACTGGTCAGCATCCCGGTGGTCTTATGATCGTGCCGAAAGACATGGACGTTCATACTTTCACACCGGTTCAGCACCCCGCAAACGATACAAAGAGTTCAACGCTGACAACTCACTTCGCATATGAGGTAATTCATGATGATCTGGTTAAGATAGACGCTCTAGGCCATGACGATCCTACGTTTATCAGGATGCTGAAGGACATAACTGGAGTTGATCCAGAAAGCATTCCAATGGATGATACTGAGACTCTGGCGATCTTCTCTTCACTAAAACCTCTGGGAGTGAAATACCACGAGCTTGGAACCGACATGGGCACCCTGGGAATCCCCGAGTTCGGCACGACTTTTGTTCGGAGCATGCTTGCAGATACAAGACCCTCAAGTTTCGGCGAACTGGTAAGAATATCGGGTCTTTCCCATGGAACTGATGTGTGGTTGAATAACGCTAAGGACATCATTACTTCGAAACAAGCCTCACTTTCTCATGTTATAGCCTGTCGCGACGATATAATGAACTACCTGATTGCTAAGGGAATGGATCCAAAGGAGGCCTTCAAGATCATGGAAAAGGTCAGAAAGGGAAAGGGTCTCAACAGGGACGATGAAGATAAAGTGAGATCAAGTGGCGCTCCCGAATGGTTCATCAACTCATGCAAGAAGATCAAGTATCTCTTTCCAAGAGCCCATGCCGCTGCATATGTTAGCATGGGATACAGAGTGGCGTATTTCAAAGTACACTATCCCCTCGCCTTCTACAGCACCTATTTTTCAATTAAGGGTGGAGAGTTCGACATAGATATTTGTACATCGGACGTCAATACGATCAAGAAAGAGATTATCAGACTTAGAGGTGATCAAGAAAGGAACGTCAAAGACAGGGCAAAAGAGACTCTCCTGGAGGTAGTGATGGAAATGTTACTCAGGGGATTTGGCTTCTTGAACGTCGACTTGATGAAATCGCATCCAACGAGATTCTTGATTGAAGGGAGATCGCTCAGAATACCTTTCAATAGGCTCCAAAACATGGGAGACAAGGCGGCGAGGTCTATTGAGCAGGAGAGAGAAAAAAGAGTATTCTCTTCAGTGGAGGATCTGATAAGAAGAACTGCTCTGAACAAGACCAGCGTTGAAATGCTCAGAAAGCACGGCGCTCTGAAGGGTCTTGCCGAGAAAGAACAGATCAGGCTGTTCTGA
- a CDS encoding nucleoside-triphosphatase, with product MKFFITGERNSGKSYLVERVKALAKFTGFETRFDEDLVDLSISFFNGNSFLIGSRDNGRLKMVDEGFSSAVKLLGAIEIPSDHLLIMDEIGFLEEDSPEFQQAVVSALRRARHCLCVLRKGDFSFIGHLKSSMGIRSIELTPENREQVFGRIAREIERERALLPSPGGDEGI from the coding sequence ATGAAGTTTTTCATAACAGGAGAGAGAAATTCAGGAAAGAGTTATCTTGTAGAAAGAGTTAAGGCCTTGGCCAAGTTCACAGGGTTTGAGACACGCTTTGACGAGGATCTTGTTGACCTTTCCATTAGTTTTTTCAATGGCAATTCATTTCTCATAGGTTCTCGAGATAACGGGCGATTAAAGATGGTGGACGAAGGGTTCTCATCTGCTGTAAAACTTCTTGGAGCTATTGAGATTCCATCCGATCATCTCCTGATAATGGATGAGATAGGTTTTCTTGAGGAAGACTCCCCCGAGTTTCAGCAAGCGGTTGTCTCTGCCCTCAGAAGAGCGAGGCATTGCTTGTGTGTTCTTAGAAAGGGCGACTTCTCATTTATCGGTCACCTTAAGTCATCTATGGGAATAAGAAGTATAGAGCTAACTCCTGAGAATAGAGAGCAAGTATTCGGGAGAATCGCTAGAGAAATAGAAAGAGAGAGGGCGTTGCTGCCCTCTCCTGGAGGCGACGAAGGGATTTGA
- a CDS encoding peroxiredoxin: MAKKVAILLVVSLISSAMLLAGTLSGYLTERMGWTYIASGSDVEMSIYPPEGVSALADERIFYGQIRIGDSTVNIAIMNVEPPILWIDSDYDGCFLNNIPIKGQYRGTVINESRAYKFSQQLRVEYLSNGNSSYMTQDLEIHAILPKKEGVEVDYLLMSRREGLLEVDGELIEIALFPTAPDGLADKIDEVFIGIDLNRDGTIDMVHKNHELFEATSVIRINDKNYRVSEISRDGRKVTFEQVDEDAQNRPLLKKGSIAPLFEARDVFGETFSMSDYLGNPIIVVVTSKTPLEVFTGGFPCATGDCEDTGREEKRLRSLLSELVAWNEYSAKPEVELIWLYSGDEITSADSPDEYSWLHLIADKSAVELYSTPLSNGMYLISKDGTIEYLDDYVLQAGDGSIPIYPVFRIPTFGISSYVWFREFVFGK, translated from the coding sequence ATGGCTAAAAAGGTAGCGATATTGCTTGTCGTTTCGTTGATTTCGTCGGCGATGCTTCTTGCCGGGACTCTGTCCGGTTACCTCACGGAACGGATGGGCTGGACATACATCGCGAGCGGAAGCGATGTCGAAATGAGTATTTATCCACCGGAAGGAGTCAGCGCACTCGCAGATGAGCGTATTTTCTATGGACAGATCAGAATCGGGGATTCAACTGTCAACATAGCAATCATGAACGTCGAGCCTCCGATCCTCTGGATCGACAGCGATTACGACGGCTGTTTCCTAAACAACATTCCTATAAAGGGACAATATAGAGGGACCGTTATAAATGAAAGCCGCGCCTATAAATTCAGTCAACAGTTAAGGGTAGAATATCTTTCCAACGGGAATTCATCTTACATGACCCAGGATCTTGAAATTCACGCGATCCTTCCAAAAAAGGAAGGCGTCGAAGTCGACTACTTGCTCATGAGTAGAAGAGAAGGTTTGCTGGAAGTCGACGGAGAGCTGATCGAAATCGCCCTGTTTCCTACCGCGCCCGATGGCCTGGCCGATAAGATAGACGAAGTCTTCATCGGAATAGATCTGAACAGAGATGGAACCATAGACATGGTTCATAAGAATCACGAGCTTTTCGAAGCGACCAGCGTCATAAGAATCAACGACAAGAACTACAGAGTAAGCGAGATCAGCAGGGATGGCAGAAAAGTCACATTCGAGCAGGTCGATGAAGATGCCCAGAACAGGCCTCTGTTGAAAAAGGGTTCGATCGCACCTCTGTTCGAAGCCAGAGACGTATTTGGAGAGACCTTCTCTATGAGCGATTATCTCGGAAATCCCATCATTGTAGTCGTGACTTCGAAGACACCGCTTGAAGTCTTCACCGGCGGATTTCCATGCGCTACAGGTGATTGCGAAGATACCGGCAGAGAAGAGAAGAGACTTAGAAGCCTTTTGAGTGAACTTGTCGCATGGAACGAATACTCCGCAAAACCGGAAGTTGAGCTCATATGGCTTTATTCCGGCGACGAAATCACTTCTGCAGACTCTCCTGACGAATACTCCTGGTTGCACCTGATAGCCGATAAATCGGCGGTGGAGCTTTACAGCACCCCGTTGTCGAACGGCATGTACCTGATCTCGAAGGACGGTACGATCGAGTATCTTGACGATTATGTCCTTCAGGCGGGCGATGGTTCGATTCCCATATATCCGGTGTTCAGAATTCCCACTTTCGGTATTTCCAGTTACGTTTGGTTCAGAGAATTCGTTTTCGGCAAGTGA
- a CDS encoding ATP-binding cassette domain-containing protein, producing MRVIEARGIEKSYGGKKVLKAVDLDLDSGQLTVLGGLNGSGKSTIIKILSGDISPDNGEIVFDGKRVELRSIVDARHIGISAVYQEYMLVPDLTIAENIFLGSGKFSISRKKMNQESSRLLKEVGLEYEPSAKVSSLSADDQSLLEFAIAAFSEPRVLLIDDLFSVLNSPYKERLLKMINDVKNRGASVLVATPDPEIMQKADRLFFIENSTVVDLPVPLDRGEILRRIGASNDRSIPPFEGEPLIEIGNVAGTGKDLEISRGELIHVFCGSSEIIRELTRAITRQDPFSENAVPIFREAKSFFERFGSRGPSSDAEKYFSATLKNSGLVSQVMLKKARSFISTKKLRRSYILNKESVVSVKSFLAGLEEIDGFAGIVSDEDVKLSHLRFEACDLYVFVRPLLGLDPVSIDALVRVLRDISVNSKAALVLTDEMESLSFCTRGMIVCR from the coding sequence ATGAGAGTTATCGAGGCGAGAGGGATAGAAAAGTCATACGGAGGAAAGAAAGTTCTTAAAGCCGTCGATTTAGATCTAGATAGTGGTCAGCTTACAGTTTTAGGCGGACTGAACGGTTCTGGGAAGTCGACGATCATTAAGATTCTTAGTGGTGACATAAGCCCGGATAATGGTGAGATTGTTTTCGATGGGAAGCGGGTTGAGCTGCGGTCTATAGTCGATGCCAGACACATCGGTATTAGTGCAGTATATCAGGAATACATGCTTGTTCCAGACCTCACGATTGCAGAGAACATCTTCCTCGGAAGTGGAAAGTTTTCAATCAGCAGAAAGAAAATGAATCAAGAGAGTTCTAGACTACTTAAGGAAGTCGGCCTGGAGTATGAACCTTCTGCAAAAGTCTCATCACTTTCAGCAGATGACCAATCCTTGCTTGAGTTTGCGATTGCAGCTTTCTCAGAACCAAGGGTCTTATTGATTGACGATCTCTTCTCCGTGCTGAACAGCCCGTACAAGGAAAGACTGCTCAAAATGATAAACGATGTCAAGAATAGGGGAGCATCGGTCCTTGTTGCAACCCCAGATCCCGAAATAATGCAGAAGGCGGATAGACTGTTTTTCATAGAGAATTCGACAGTTGTAGATCTCCCGGTTCCGCTCGACAGAGGGGAGATACTTCGGAGAATCGGGGCTTCAAACGATCGCTCGATTCCTCCTTTTGAAGGAGAACCCCTGATCGAAATCGGGAATGTCGCTGGTACTGGTAAGGATCTGGAAATCAGTAGGGGCGAGCTCATCCATGTTTTTTGTGGTAGCTCTGAGATTATTAGGGAACTCACCCGGGCAATTACGCGGCAGGATCCGTTTTCTGAAAATGCGGTTCCGATATTCAGGGAGGCCAAGAGCTTCTTTGAAAGATTTGGTTCCAGAGGACCTTCTTCAGATGCAGAGAAGTATTTCTCAGCAACCTTGAAGAACAGCGGACTCGTTTCTCAAGTAATGCTGAAGAAAGCACGCAGCTTCATATCGACCAAAAAGCTTAGAAGAAGCTACATTCTAAACAAAGAGAGTGTAGTGTCCGTGAAGAGCTTTCTTGCAGGTCTTGAAGAGATAGACGGCTTTGCCGGAATCGTAAGTGATGAGGACGTTAAGCTCTCCCATTTGAGGTTTGAGGCCTGTGATCTCTACGTATTTGTCAGACCTCTGCTTGGCCTGGATCCGGTTTCAATTGATGCTCTTGTCAGAGTTCTGCGGGACATTTCCGTGAATTCTAAAGCGGCGCTTGTGCTAACCGATGAGATGGAAAGCCTGAGTTTCTGTACTAGGGGTATGATAGTATGCAGATGA